The genomic interval agaggtctgtccgtaataaagagatgctctgcttttttgacaccacactccaaaaagcaagttctgcaggctctagttttatcttatcttgtcttattgtccagtcgtgtggtccagtgctgcaaggaaagacctagttaagctgcagctggcccagaacagagctgcACATCTTGCtgttcattgtaatcagagggctgatataaatactatgcatgccagtctcttttggctaagagttgaggagagactgactgcatcccttcttgtttttataagaaacattaatgtgttgaaaatcccaaattgtttgcttagtcaacttacacacagctctgacacacacacttatcccaccataCATGCCAccttttgtgtggaccccaggaagagtagctgctgcttctgcaacagctaatggggatcccaataaaataccaaataccaaaaaataatattgtgaccCATCTCTGTTACATAGCCAATCATGTAGCTTGGTAATTGGATGCCAAGTGGGCAATGCATGACATCTCTATTAGTGCCTTAGAAAATGTAGCATAATCAGAGCGTCATTATCAATAGGGTGAGCACACATAAGGARTTACACAACTGAATGTGGGTCATTCTTAAATGTTATTATAGGTCATGGTTAAaggaccagtgcagtcaaaaacatgatttcctgtgttttacagtgtacatatttccacactatgaggttggaataatactgtgaaattgtgaaaattatgccTTTTTAGTGTaatagctgtttgaaaagaccgcttgaaatgtcagcctgttttggtgggatggagttttggcctgcctggtggtaaattagttaatagaccaaacctctgttttcccctcccaactcagaccactcacagacagtccaagctaaattcttgcttgagaaattgctatttttgtttctttttgaccattttaattgaaaacaatcacagtaaggtacttaaatgttacccagaaatgatttgatattgagataaaatcagctgcattgggcctttaaagggTGGTTTAGATAAATCAAAAGAGCTTTTACAGTTGTGTGAACRATAGGAATAAATGCATTTATCATTTACTAATAATTTCCATATGTGTAGTAAGCCATATGATATGGTTTATAAATATTAATAATGGAAGTTAAGTGGGTATTTCTTTATGATTCACGTATACATGTATCAGACACGGGATAGCACAATACAGACATTTGTTTATATTTAAACAGTTTTTTGGGGAgtattaaacatttttattttgtgtgaAGTTAGCTATCCTGGGGGATAAATAGAAAgtaaatgtaatgaatagaaaCAAACAGAGTTTTATGAactaataattatatatttttatgatacAAATATAATACCCTGGAAAATAAAGTTTATAGTCTGATTTGGAGAGAATAGCTAAGAGCATAAATTATTGATGGGAATCAGGTTTCCAATCCCAGAGCTACCATGGATGAAAcaaaagtgagagaaagaaacgCAACAATGGACCCGAACACTTCTACATCACTAGATTAAAATGCTGTCGGGTGTCTACTGAATACCCTTTGATGGGAGGACAATTCACAGACAAGAGAAAACAACATCATAGAAATCCCTGGCCTTATGTATCTGTGGTGTTGTATTTCTTGGTTGGTTTGGCAACCGTGTGCTTTATCAGAGAACCTAGCTTTACCCAGGTGTGCACACACTGCATTCAGAATTTGAAGGTAGAATTGATTTGTTGACTTTGAGCTCTTGCAAGGAGACCTTGAGGATGTTGTGAGGTAAAAACGTGTCTTCTGGCACCACCTGCTGACTACTACACAACATGACATCTGGTTGGCGCTAGAACTCTAGACAGGAATCACAAGTTTGTTATAATCCAAAGTAAATCATGTTTACTTTTTTCTGATAAGTCAGCTGTTCAGAGAAGAGTGAAAGCATACATAGTGTAGTCCTTATAGATAAGTGTTTGGGACCCCACAAATGTAGTATTTGTAATTGTATCTGCATGCTACAGATGTGGAAGACTGATGTAGAATCCTTTATGCAGATCTGCCTGTTTTATGATACAGTATCAGAGTATCATTAAAATAAGGAAAAGAttgtattaataataataattagattGTTATTATAAGTGTATTGCTGTGCAAATGTGTTGCCTATTttatatgtaacctttatttaactaggcaagtcagattagaacaaattcttatttacaatgacagcctaccgcgGTCCAACCCggacaaagctgggccaattgtgtgccgacCCTATGCATTAGGCCGGACTAGGACATCATACCTGATGGTCATACACCAGAGGCTAAACATGAGTGAATTCACAGCCAACAACAGAGACACATTTTGTGACCAGACTACTACCAAGTGCATTGAAAGAATTGAGGAAGGAATTTGTTTCCTTTGTTCATGTGAATATTATGAAGATAACAACAAGAGATTTCGCAGATGCAGGAACACAGAGGCAGACTCACCACCAGAATAGAATGGTCGGTCCAGATTAGTAGCTCAGTCCTGAGTAAAGTTTGAAGTGATAACTCCCTCTAAAACTCTCAgtcaccagacagacagtcatctAAGTGTTATTAGACCACAGCTTCTTCAGCTAGCTAGGCTATAAACCAATACCACGTCACATGGATTAGATTAACCTCTAGGTAAATCACCAGGCTACAGGCCTTGATATTATAGATAGTTCTCCCTTATTTTGCTCAAACTGTGTGTGAAAAGATGTGGCCTTTTTACAGTGTCACCTAAAATGAAGGACTATATCTATGGACTAGTTCTAAATAGGAAGGTAGCCCTACTATGTGTCCTTTGAGTGAGGGGAAGTCCTTAAGTAATTATGTCACTGAGGTTTACTTTATTTGGATAGGACCCCTGAGTGAAGGGACAGACTGATACAAGAGTCCTGCTGACTTGTTTTACAGAATCCTAATTCCTAGTGTCCCACCATGATTAAAGTGTGTTTCACTATGATGTATTTTCTATGACCACTGCATTCCAACACAAATCTGTTCaacatatttgttttgttttataatagAAACTGCCTTGATATCCCTGCGTTTACCTGTGAAATCATGTACTACGAATCCCCAAATGAAATTGCTCAATTTAGTAAAAAGGTAGTCCATTGTGGACATCAAACCTGTCTTCAAATTGAAGTTCTTCTTCTTCTGAGAtttttatatggcagttggcaaccaaaaAGTGCATTaacgccaccaactggactggattgTAATTCCATTACACTGTgaacaaaaggggaaataaaatcaCCCTTCCATGTCCAACTAACCCTTCACTCATTAACACTCACCAacccattccactactttaacCCTATCTGCTCCTACACCATGCTAATGGCCTGGGAGGAcaggacaccaccactcaacacaccctgtaactgtTCTGAAGTTAAATCTCGTACAATCAAGTAGCCTACTTCTCTGCAgatgccaccacaacatctattttctgtgattacATTCCActtctgcggtacagttgataaccactGCTATAAAAGCTAAGCAAACCTTATTGAAGCATATATCACtcattggcctatccctctgcgcttttgtacctttttcctccagcattttcacaaggtcctttgctgttgttctgggattgatgtgcacttttcacaccaaagtacgttcatctctaggagacagaacgcgtctccttccttagcggtatgatggctgcgtggtMccatggtgtttatacttacgtactattgtttgtacagatgaacgtggtaccttcaggcatttggaaattgctcccaaggatgaaccagacttgtggaggtctacaaaatgttttcttggctgatttcttttgattttcccatgatgtcaagcaaagaggcactgagtttgaaggtaggccttgaaatacatccacaggtacaccttcaattgactcaaattatgtcaattagcctatcagaagcttctaaagccatgacataattttctggaattttacaagttgtttatgtatgtaaacttctgacccactggaattgtgataaagtgaattataagtgaaaaaatctgtctgtaaacaatttttggaaaaattactYgtgtcatgcacaaagtagatgtcctaaccgacttgccaaaactataatttgttaacaagacatttgtggagtggttgaaaaacgagttttaatgactcccacctaagtgtatgtaaacttcaactgtatctgccaCTATAAAGCTataagtcagagacagacacaaaacTGATAACTTAGCTTAGCTATACATCATAAGAATGTGTCATTACATGTGTTGCCATGCATAAATTACAGTATTGTGATAATCTGATTCCATGTGAGGCTAAGTTATTTACAAGATgcattctttctctcactcatacgagctagctagatagctagctacttctCTTTgtcgctcacacacacatttacacacagctTCAACTTAACATGCTTAGGAAACACCATCCAGTGGGTTAACATTATttgctatatagctagctagctagctacctaggttAGCTAGAAAAGCGAAGTGGCCCATCTGGTCAGCATCTAAAACAGCTAGCCAAGCTAAATCAAACTTCATGATTTGCGATAAACTTGAGTttagcttggctagctagctaacgttaatgagAGATTTatgtttgaaatgtctttattcttttgtaacttttgtgagtgtaatgtttactgttaattttttaatgtttatgatctatttcacttgctttggcaatgtaaacatatgtttcccatgccaataaaaccccttaaattgaaattgagagctAACCACAATGGAGCCGAATTGAATGTAATCTATCTAGCTAACTAGTTTGTTTAACTAGCTGCTGTTAGCATATAGCTTGCTACAGTTAACTCGTTAGCTAGCAATACCAACAAATTACAATACTGAACCAACCAACCAAAACAATTAAGCAATTTTAGCAGCAAGTGATCACAACATCAGACCTCATACCTTCCTTTCTGTCCCCTGGACTACACTTGCTAGTCATTCCACGTAACATAAGCTTCCACTCAACATACCATAGCAATCTGAGCTGTTGCTACACATTGTGTCCCctaccatctccctccctccacttcgCCACAACAGTCTTCCAAAGAAGTTTGAACAGAAGTTTGCACTTACAATTGtccactctcctccccttctgGATGAGGGCAGTAGTCGGGTGAGTTGCTTCTGTCGTTTGTACATTGCACGTTGTTCACTGTTGCAATTTGTAAAAGTTGAAGTGAACTAGGCTACTTGTAAACGTTAGacagtgttgtaaagtacttaagtaaaatactttaaagtacaacttaggtagttttttgggtatctgtaatttactttattatttatatttttgacaacttttacttttacttcactacattcctaaagaaaagtataTACATTTTACTCCATACCTTTTCCCTGATAcaaaaaagtacttgttacattttgaatgattatcaggacaggaaaattgtgaatttcacacacttgtttttttcaaattttctttatttttatttcacctttatttaaccaggtaagctagttgagaacaagttctcatttacaactgcgacctggccaagataaagcaaagcagtgtgacacaaacaacaacacagagttacacatggaataaacaagcatacagttaacacaatagagaaaaaataaagtctatatacagtgtgtgcaaatggcgtgaggaggtacgGCAATAARTAGGacatagtagtgaagtaattacagtttagcaaattaacactggagtgatagatgagcagatgatgctgtgcaagtagaaatactggtgtgcaaaagagcagaaaagtaaataaaaacaatatggggatgaggtaggtagattgggtgggctatttacagatgggctatgtacagctgcagcgatcggttagctgctcagatagctgatgtttaaagttagtgagagaaatataagtctccagcttcagcgattagtccattggcagcagagaactggcggtcaaaggaggtgttggctttggggacgaccagtgagatatacctgctggagcgcgtgctacgggtgggtgttgttatcgtgaccagtgagctgagataaggcggagctttacctagcatagacttatagatgacctggagccagtgggtctggcgacgattatatagcgagggccagccgactagagcatacaggtcgcagtggtgggtggtataaggggcttcggtgacaaaacgggtggcactgtgatagactacatccagtttgctgagtagagtattggaagctattttgtaaatgacatcgtcgaagtcgaggattggtaggacagtcagttttacgagggtatgtttggcggcgtgagtgaaggaggctttgttgtgaaataggaagccgattctagatttcattttggattggagatgtttaatatgagtctggaaggagagtttacagtctagccagacacctaggtatttgtagttgtccacatatatatacacgtccagagtagtgatgctagtcgggtgggcgggtgcgggcagtgaagggttgaaaagcatgcatttggttttactagcgttaaagagcagttggaggccacggaaggggtgttgtatggcattgaagctcgtttggaggttagttattAACACTGTGTCccaagggccagatgtatacagaatggtgtcgtctgcatagaggtggatcagggaatcaccctcacttatcaagagaacattgcTGGTCATCCCATACTGCCTTTGagctggtggactcactaaacacacatgctttgtttgtaaattattgttggagtgtgcccctggctatctatatataaataaaataaggaattagaaaatatttatacttttacttttgacacacatatattttagcaattacatttacttttgatactaaagcatatttaaaaccaaatacttttagacttttacttaagtagtattttactgagtgactttcactttcactttattcattttttattaaggtatcttgcATGTGTCTTGCATGTGCGAACAGCATTTATTCTTTCTATTCCTGTTCCATTCTTCTTTGTTAGAGAGACTATTGGGACTAATCATATGGTAACCATTTCAACAACTTGTTTGTCTAGAAAGGTCTCTGTCATGTGTGTGGTTGGTGCCCTTTGCTCTCGCACAAACACATGATAGGCTAAGTGCAACTCAttatcaggaaggtgttcctaatgtttggtatactctgtgtatattgTTAGCCATAGAAGCTACAGGCAACCTAAGAGACTGCATGCAAGTTAGCTAAATGCAACTGAATCAAATGGTTTTCCTGCGCATAATGAGAATTCAATTGTAGGTTACTGTTTATCCCTCATTCTCTATGACATAGACAAGAAGAGGAAACTGGTCGCAGCCTGTCGGAACACGTTTTGGAGGACACCATGAATAACAAAAAGAGACGGACCATTGCAAAGACGATCAATCCAAAGGTTAGTCAATGGCTCTCTGTAAATCTAAAGTTAAAGGAACATTGTATGTATTCTCTTCATTTTGAAAAACCCACATTGACACATAGATGTTTTATGAGTTATGTGTATTGCTAATTTAATGTAATCATAATGTAACTTTGTAAAGCGTTCATTGAGCCTATACAGTATATAGCCCATACTACGACTAATGTTGATGattaaacatgttttttctgTCTTTGAAATCTACTATTCTTATCAAGTGTCATATAAACAATGATGTCGTCAGTCATCTATCATCTAAAAGATCAGTACATTTGGCTAAAGASCATATTGTTTCTTCTAACAactttttaaacaatacaaataacacaaacacacattttgtgTAGGCCAATTCTTATACGCCATGGTTGGATTTTAGACTAGATGAAACTGTAATAACCCTTATTGTTGCAGAAACCTAAGTGGAACAAGAATCTCCTTGGCACCAAGCCATGCATTAGAAAGATATGGGGCCAACCTTGCCGACTGTCAGCATCCTGTCCCCAGTGTAGGGAGAGGCTTCTGCGTTCCCCCCTCACTGCCACTTCTGAACAGATACTACGAGAACACAACRACCCAACCACAAGCAACAGAGAAACGAGTAAGCCATTTAACAGTCCGATTTTTTTGTAAGTGTCAAATGTGTAGTATccaactctctctgtcctctctctaggTCTAGGAGATCAACCAACCACTGAGCAGACAGAAGCGTCACTACCACTCCCATCTTCTTATTTTTCATCAAACTGCCAGCCTCTCCATTCCTCCATTTCGCCACACCCCCTTCCACCCTGCACTCATCCCCACCTTTTCTCTCTGTCGTCCACAGCTTCACCACAcaatccctctctcccatcctccgtTTTATCTGACCCTCCTTCTCTCTYGTCACCCATTTTACCAGTCTCCCCATCCCTCATGTTACCACCACATGCTCCCAGCCATTCCTACATTGCCCAGTCTGGAGGCACTAACTTTGCACCTCAACTCAGCAACAACTTCTTTTCGGGCCCTGTTAATATTAGCATGCCATCTCACCAGAGAGGTAGGTGTATCTGCTATGATTCTAATCAGCATCTGAATGGTTTCTAACAGGCATTTTCATGGTTCATGACATTTTAAAATTACTCATATGAATAACATTAGCTCCATTAGGGAGACCTTGTGCTTTTCTTTCTAATTTCTTATAGAATTTGTCCCTCTCAAATACCAAATGATTTGTATCCTAAACAATATTTATGTTTTGTATATTCCAGTAGACTTGTCACAGGCTCCACAAGGCAGTGATCAAGGGTAAGACAAATATCTTTTTTGCTATTTTAAACAAATATACTTGATAGATTACAGTATATTATGTAAATTACTAGTGTACCtttagtagcagtaacagtattaatagtagcagtagtaatagtagcagtagtaatagtagcagtgttaattagtaatagtagcagtagtaatagtagcagtagtagtaatagtaRcagtagtaatagtagcagtgttaattagtaatagtagcagtagtaatagtagcagtagtagtaatagtagcagtagtaatagtagtagtattagtggtatttatttttttataaataaaaaatgaaagtaaTTTACAGACatttttatccagagtgacttacaggagcatttAGGGTTACGTACCGTGCTCAAGGgtacatcggcagatttttcacctagcctGCTCGCGGATTCGAACCAGCATCCTTTTGGTTACTGTCACAACATTCTTAAACACTAGGCTGCCTGCCCTGAACTGGATCAAAATGGAGTCATCATTTATATTCCGCATTTAATTGTAGCACCATAAACTGACTGCGTGTTTTTGTTTTCATCCTGTGCCTACAGTAAGTGAAGGTTGGCCTGACATCCTTTTCCTGTATCTGGTGCACATCTAAGCTAAAGCAAAGCAGGCACAAAGAAGACCTACTGCTAAGTAGATATCGATGTTATGCATTACTGGAAGACTTGACAATATGATTATTTGACTTGTGCTATTTGTCATCACCTCATACATACCTCATCTGTGTTTTGTGTCCCTGTAACTTCCTCCTTGCAGAGGATGGTGTCCTACAGAGAGTCAAAGCGAATCTTAAAGCCAGAATGAAAAGCCGCTGTGAACACCTGTTTGAAGGCAACTCCAGAAATGAAACTCCTCTCAAAAATATTTACACAGAACTCTACATCACAGCAGGAGAGACTGAAGGGGTCTGTAATGAACATGAGGTGTTGCAGATCGAGACAGCATCCAGAACATGCACATCAGAAGACACTCCTATCAATTGCAACGACATCTTTAAACCTTTACCTGGACAGAACAGAATAATCACAACTGTGATGACCAAGGGCATTGCTGGGATCGGAAAAACAGTCACAGTCCAGAAGTTCATCCTTGACTGGGCAGAAGGAAAAGCCAATCAGCATCTGGATTTTATATTTCTGCTTCCATTCCGGGAATTGAATTTGTTCAAAAAGCAGTCCAGTCTTCATAGCCTTCTGTGTGGCTTCTACCATGAACTTGGAGATATAGAGGATGCAAATACAATTGCAGGTTGTCAAGTTCTGTTCATCTTCGATGGTCTGGATGAAAGCCGATTTGCACTTGATTTTAATCAAAacgaaacattgtttgacatagCAGAAGAAGCGCCCATTGATGTCCTATTGACAAATCTCATTAAGGGGAATCTGTCACCAAGAGCTAGCCTCTGGATAACCTCCCGACCAGCAGCAGCCAATAAAATCCCCAGGAAGAACATTACAAAGATGACAGAAGTGCGTGGGTTCAATGACTTGCAGGaggaggagtacttcaggaagagatTCTGTTCAGATGCAAAGCTGGCCAAcagaatcatctcacacataaaGACAACAAGGAGCCTCAacatcatgtgccacattccTGTCTTCTGCTGGATCACTGCTACAGTTCTATGGGAGAAGTTCAGAGATGACTGCAAAGAAATCCCTAAAACCCTTTCTGAGATGTACACACACTTCGTGCTCATTCAGACAAACCTGAAGAACCAGAAGTACCATAACATCGAAGAGACAGATGCGCGGAGGATCTTGAAATCAGATAAAGAAATCATTCTAAAGCTGGCCAAGCTAGCTTTTGAACACCTGACGAAAAGCAATTTCATATTTTATGAGAAGGATCTGAGAGAGTGTGGCATTGACATCAAAAAAGTTTCAGTGCAATCTGGATTGTGCACAGAAATCTTCAAACAAGAGGTTGGGCTCTACAGCAAGACAGTCTACTGCTTTTTGCATTTGACCATCCAGGAGTACTTTGCCGCACTGTATTTGCTTTACTGCTACACAACTGATAACATGGAGGTGCTGAAGTCTTTCCTCAATGACACGTTGGTTGAGGAAGACTCTCTGTTGAGCAAACACGTTGGATACCATTTAGATGCTTCACAgagagatgggcctggagaaagtCTGgagtctgaccaattggaatacTGTGAAGAAATCTCCACTCTGGAGGAAGAGCCTGAGGAACATTGTCTTTTGGATGATGAGGCAGTAGAAGGGTCTGACTCTGAGTCTTCAGAGCTGGTTCTACATGAAAAACCAGCCTTTCATGTGTTACTGAAGAGCGCAGTGCTCAATGCCTTGGAGAGTGAAAATGGACATCTGGACATTATGCTCCGCTTCCTTCTTGGCCTCTCACTGGACTCCAATCAGATACTCCTACAAGACCTACTGCCAGAGATGGAGAGCTGTGCAGAGAGTGTTGAggaaacaaagaaatacataaAGGAGATGCTGAGGTATTACAAATCCCCTGAGAGATGCATCAACCTTTTATTCTGCTTGGCTGAAATCAATGACAATACCCTTCTTGAAGAGGTTCAAGCATACTTGAAGCCAGGAAATCATGGAGGAAAAAAGCTCTCACCTGAACAATGCACAGCTCTGGCTTATGTACTAATGTCAACTGGGATTCTGCATGAGTTTGACCCAAAGAAGTACAACACTTCTGAGGAGGGCCAATGGAGGATGATTCCAGTTGTGAAGTGCTGCATAAATGCCCTGTGAGTGTTAAGTGTTAACTTTCACACATACCTGTACATTTGTACAGAAAGTAAGTTTGAATGTATACTCACTCTGTATTTACCCTGCCATTATAGACTTTCTAACTGGAACATCACAGAGAAATTGTGTGGAGTAGTGGCTTCAGCTCTCAAGTCATCAAACTCCCCACTGCAAAAGCTGGACCTGAGTTACAATTACCTGCAGAACTCCAGTATGGATCTAATCTGTGCCGGGTTGAGTAGTCAACACTGTAAACTGAAAATATTGAGGTGAGGAATTTTGTTTGTTACACTTTTTGGTGTAATTATATGTAGTCTATTACTCATAATCTGACCATGATTTATTGTCTCCATTTCCAAAGGCTAAATCGATGCAATCTAACAGCGGAATGCTGTTCAGCTTTGGAGTCTGCTCTTAGCTCAGACTCGTCACACCTGAGAGACCTGGACCTGAGTGACAATGAGCTCCAGGATTCTGGTGTGaaactgctctctgctggactgcaGAAATTGGAAACATTGAAGTAGGCccttttgttttcaaaattagaAAGGAAAATAGATACGTTTTGAAAATCAGTGGAATCATCACAGTTATATTAGCGGATACCAGTCCAATTTTACTACACAGAAAGCAATCTCACAAATGGTTTGGTACTTAAACATTTGACCATTTCAAGATTTCTCTGACCTCTTCTTGCAGGTTGTCATCCTGTGGCGTGACAAAGGAAGGTTGTACCTCTTTGGCTTCAGCTCTACGTTCAAATATCTCaaacctgagagagctggacctcaGTGACAATGACCTGTATGATTCAGGCGTGAAGCTGCTGTCTGCTGTACTGGGGAATCCACATTGTAAACTGGAGACACTGAGGTAGTTAACTTATCACCCAATAAGAGATTATGAAATTACCATACACAGCACATTTCATTAGGTTATatttagaaatagaaataagtTATCCATTCACATATGTCAAATAAGCAGGTAGATGTCTGCTTTTGAAATAGTGATGTCTTCTCTTTGGAGGCTGTCTGGCTGTATTGTCTCAGAGGAAGGATGTGCTTCTCTgacctcagctctgaggtcaaacgcCTCAAACCTGAGGGAGCTGGAtctgagctacaatcacccaggagacaCAGGAGTGAGACTGCTCTCTGCAGCACGGGAGGATCCACATTTCATACTAAAGTAAATCAAGTAACTTGAAAGTTCTCCTTAGTCCACggctaggcttaatctgtgtgtgcaggtttcactgagttacaggtcACTAAATCAATGTTCCTCGGCTTCCCTTACAGTGTGGAACACAATGAAGAGTGCTACTTAAAATCAGGCCTGAAGAAGTGTACGTTTGACATTGTTAACTTATCCTCTTGTCTCCTATATGCATAAATGAATCTTGGCACGTCTACCCTCCTTCCTAACCTCAGTTCTTTCCTGCAGATGCCTGTGCACTCACACTGGAccctaacacaacacacagaaagcTGTCTCTGTCCAACAGCGGAAGAACTGTGATATGTGAGGCTGATGATCATCCGTACTGTCCTCACATCGAGAGATTTGATGACTGTCCtcaggtgctgtgtagagaggttctgactgggcgctgttactgggaggcTGAGTGGAGTGGGAGAGCGGTTAGTGTAGGTGTGACATATAAAGACATGAGCAGGGTTGGAAAAGGACATGACTGTTTGCTCGGTTACAATGACAAATCCTGGAGCCTGAGACTCCTCAAACGCAGACTATATATCTGTCACAATAATACGAACAAGGTCATACCTGTCCCCTCTTCCTGCGCTGACAGAGTTGGGGTGTATCTGAACTCCTCACAAGGCA from Salvelinus sp. IW2-2015 unplaced genomic scaffold, ASM291031v2 Un_scaffold511, whole genome shotgun sequence carries:
- the LOC112068417 gene encoding protein NLRC3 isoform X2, translated to MNNKKRRTIAKTINPKKPKWNKNLLGTKPCIRKIWGQPCRLSASCPQCRERLLRSPLTATSEQILREHNBPTTSNRETSLGDQPTTEQTEASLPLPSSYFSSNCQPLHSSISPHPLPPCTHPHLFSLSSTASPHNPSLPSSVLSDPPSLXSPILPVSPSLMLPPHAPSHSYIAQSGGTNFAPQLSNNFFSGPVNISMPSHQRVDLSQAPQGSDQEDGVLQRVKANLKARMKSRCEHLFEGNSRNETPLKNIYTELYITAGETEGVCNEHEVLQIETASRTCTSEDTPINCNDIFKPLPGQNRIITTVMTKGIAGIGKTVTVQKFILDWAEGKANQHLDFIFLLPFRELNLFKKQSSLHSLLCGFYHELGDIEDANTIAGCQVLFIFDGLDESRFALDFNQNETLFDIAEEAPIDVLLTNLIKGNLSPRASLWITSRPAAANKIPRKNITKMTEVRGFNDLQEEEYFRKRFCSDAKLANRIISHIKTTRSLNIMCHIPVFCWITATVLWEKFRDDCKEIPKTLSEMYTHFVLIQTNLKNQKYHNIEETDARRILKSDKEIILKLAKLAFEHLTKSNFIFYEKDLRECGIDIKKVSVQSGLCTEIFKQEVGLYSKTVYCFLHLTIQEYFAALYLLYCYTTDNMEVLKSFLNDTLVEEDSLLSKHVGYHLDASQRDGPGESLESDQLEYCEEISTLEEEPEEHCLLDDEAVEGSDSESSELVLHEKPAFHVLLKSAVLNALESENGHLDIMLRFLLGLSLDSNQILLQDLLPEMESCAESVEETKKYIKEMLRYYKSPERCINLLFCLAEINDNTLLEEVQAYLKPGNHGGKKLSPEQCTALAYVLMSTGILHEFDPKKYNTSEEGQWRMIPVVKCCINALLSNWNITEKLCGVVASALKSSNSPLQKLDLSYNYLQNSSMDLICAGLSSQHCKLKILRLNRCNLTAECCSALESALSSDSSHLRDLDLSDNELQDSGVKLLSAGLQKLETLKLSSCGVTKEGCTSLASALRSNISNLRELDLSDNDLYDSGVKLLSAVLGNPHCKLETLSDVFSLEAVWLYCLRGRMCFSDLSSEVKRLKPEGAGSELQSPRRHRSETALCSTGGSTFHTKCGTQ
- the LOC112068417 gene encoding protein NLRC3 isoform X1, whose product is MNNKKRRTIAKTINPKKPKWNKNLLGTKPCIRKIWGQPCRLSASCPQCRERLLRSPLTATSEQILREHNBPTTSNRETSLGDQPTTEQTEASLPLPSSYFSSNCQPLHSSISPHPLPPCTHPHLFSLSSTASPHNPSLPSSVLSDPPSLXSPILPVSPSLMLPPHAPSHSYIAQSGGTNFAPQLSNNFFSGPVNISMPSHQRVDLSQAPQGSDQEDGVLQRVKANLKARMKSRCEHLFEGNSRNETPLKNIYTELYITAGETEGVCNEHEVLQIETASRTCTSEDTPINCNDIFKPLPGQNRIITTVMTKGIAGIGKTVTVQKFILDWAEGKANQHLDFIFLLPFRELNLFKKQSSLHSLLCGFYHELGDIEDANTIAGCQVLFIFDGLDESRFALDFNQNETLFDIAEEAPIDVLLTNLIKGNLSPRASLWITSRPAAANKIPRKNITKMTEVRGFNDLQEEEYFRKRFCSDAKLANRIISHIKTTRSLNIMCHIPVFCWITATVLWEKFRDDCKEIPKTLSEMYTHFVLIQTNLKNQKYHNIEETDARRILKSDKEIILKLAKLAFEHLTKSNFIFYEKDLRECGIDIKKVSVQSGLCTEIFKQEVGLYSKTVYCFLHLTIQEYFAALYLLYCYTTDNMEVLKSFLNDTLVEEDSLLSKHVGYHLDASQRDGPGESLESDQLEYCEEISTLEEEPEEHCLLDDEAVEGSDSESSELVLHEKPAFHVLLKSAVLNALESENGHLDIMLRFLLGLSLDSNQILLQDLLPEMESCAESVEETKKYIKEMLRYYKSPERCINLLFCLAEINDNTLLEEVQAYLKPGNHGGKKLSPEQCTALAYVLMSTGILHEFDPKKYNTSEEGQWRMIPVVKCCINALLSNWNITEKLCGVVASALKSSNSPLQKLDLSYNYLQNSSMDLICAGLSSQHCKLKILRLNRCNLTAECCSALESALSSDSSHLRDLDLSDNELQDSGVKLLSAGLQKLETLKLSSCGVTKEGCTSLASALRSNISNLRELDLSDNDLYDSGVKLLSAVLGNPHCKLETLRLSGCIVSEEGCASLTSALRSNASNLRELDLSYNHPGDTGVRLLSAAREDPHFILNVEHNEECYLKSGLKKYACALTLDPNTTHRKLSLSNSGRTVICEADDHPYCPHIERFDDCPQVLCREVLTGRCYWEAEWSGRAVSVGVTYKDMSRVGKGHDCLLGYNDKSWSLRLLKRRLYICHNNTNKVIPVPSSCADRVGVYLNSSQGTLSFYLVSSDTLTHLHTFHSTFTEPLYPAFSVNDYSSVSLC